A portion of the Corynebacterium jeikeium genome contains these proteins:
- the leuC gene encoding 3-isopropylmalate dehydratase large subunit, with the protein MRTTDTSPKTLAEKVWHDHVVKQGDNGEPDLIYIDLHLVHEVTSPQAFDGLRLAGRKVRRPDLTIATEDHNVPTTVAGGKINLIEEPTSRTQIATLRKNAEEFGIRLHPMGDREQGIVHVVGPQLGLTQPGTTVVCGDSHTATHGAFGAMAFGIGTSEVEHVLATQTLPLKPFKTMAVSVTGELQDGVTAKDLILAIIAKIGTGGGQGHVIEYRGEAIEKLSMEARMTICNMSIEAGARAGMIAPDETTFEYLKGRPHAPQGEQWDEAVEYWKSLVTDEDAHFDKVVEIDGSALTPFVTWGTNPGQGVPLGETVPDPEFIAEDSDRIAAERALEYMDLKPGTPMRDVKVDVVFVGSCTNGRIEDMRAVADVLKDRKVADGVQMLIVPGSAKVRAQAEEEGLGKIFEEAGAEWRMPGCSMCLGMNPDQLTPGQRCASTSNRNFEGRQGKGGRTHLVSPAVAAATAVAGHFAAPADL; encoded by the coding sequence ATGCGCACCACGGACACCAGCCCGAAGACTCTGGCCGAGAAAGTCTGGCATGACCACGTAGTCAAGCAAGGCGACAACGGCGAACCAGATTTGATTTATATCGATCTGCACCTCGTCCACGAGGTTACCTCGCCACAGGCTTTTGATGGCCTCCGTCTGGCAGGGCGCAAGGTGCGCCGCCCGGATTTGACCATCGCAACCGAGGACCACAACGTTCCGACTACTGTCGCCGGCGGCAAAATCAATCTGATTGAGGAACCGACCTCTCGTACCCAGATTGCCACACTGCGCAAGAACGCTGAGGAGTTCGGTATCCGCCTGCATCCGATGGGCGACCGCGAGCAGGGTATCGTGCACGTCGTCGGCCCACAGCTGGGCCTGACTCAGCCGGGCACCACCGTCGTCTGTGGTGACTCGCATACCGCCACCCACGGGGCTTTCGGTGCTATGGCCTTCGGTATCGGTACCTCCGAGGTTGAGCACGTTCTGGCTACCCAGACCCTGCCGCTGAAGCCTTTCAAGACCATGGCGGTCAGCGTCACCGGCGAACTGCAGGATGGTGTTACCGCCAAGGATTTGATTCTGGCGATTATCGCCAAGATTGGCACCGGCGGTGGTCAGGGCCACGTTATTGAGTACCGCGGCGAGGCCATCGAGAAGCTGTCGATGGAAGCTCGCATGACCATCTGCAACATGTCCATCGAAGCCGGTGCCCGCGCCGGCATGATTGCTCCGGACGAGACCACCTTCGAATACCTGAAGGGGCGCCCGCACGCGCCGCAGGGCGAGCAGTGGGACGAGGCAGTCGAATACTGGAAGTCCCTGGTTACTGACGAGGACGCGCATTTTGACAAGGTCGTCGAAATTGACGGTTCCGCGCTCACTCCATTCGTTACCTGGGGTACCAACCCTGGCCAGGGCGTGCCGCTGGGTGAGACCGTGCCGGACCCGGAGTTCATCGCTGAGGACTCCGACCGCATCGCCGCCGAGCGCGCGCTGGAGTACATGGACCTGAAGCCGGGCACCCCGATGCGCGACGTTAAGGTCGACGTTGTCTTCGTCGGTTCCTGCACCAACGGCCGCATCGAGGACATGCGCGCCGTAGCCGACGTCCTGAAGGACCGCAAGGTTGCCGACGGCGTCCAGATGCTCATCGTGCCGGGCTCCGCAAAGGTCCGTGCGCAGGCTGAGGAAGAGGGACTGGGCAAGATCTTCGAAGAGGCAGGCGCTGAATGGCGTATGCCGGGCTGCTCCATGTGCCTGGGCATGAACCCGGATCAGCTGACCCCCGGCCAGCGTTGCGCTTCGACCTCCAACCGTAACTTCGAGGGCCGTCAGGGCAAGGGTGGTCGTACCCACCTGGTCAGCCCGGCTGTCGCCGCAGCCACTGCCGTCGCCGGTCACTTCGCAGCACCGGCTGATCTCTAA
- a CDS encoding 4-carboxymuconolactone decarboxylase translates to MSNPNDELFSSDRYDAGIQIRREVMGDEFVDAALSRNAGSDGETLQKHITATVWGSVWSREGLAKRDRSLLNIGMLVALRATEELRGHIKGALANGLTRTEITEAIVHASGYCGAPAALSAMKVAQEVLVAELGPLDDDDQ, encoded by the coding sequence ATGAGCAATCCCAATGATGAACTCTTTTCCTCTGACCGCTATGATGCCGGCATCCAAATTCGCCGCGAGGTAATGGGCGACGAATTCGTCGATGCCGCCCTCTCTCGCAACGCCGGCTCCGATGGAGAGACCCTGCAGAAGCACATCACCGCCACAGTCTGGGGTTCTGTCTGGAGCCGCGAAGGACTGGCCAAGCGTGATCGCTCCCTGCTCAACATTGGAATGCTCGTCGCTCTGCGCGCCACCGAAGAGCTGCGCGGCCACATCAAGGGTGCCCTCGCCAACGGCCTGACCCGCACCGAGATCACCGAAGCCATCGTCCACGCTTCTGGTTACTGCGGCGCACCAGCTGCACTGTCCGCGATGAAGGTCGCGCAGGAAGTGCTCGTCGCTGAGCTTGGCCCGCTTGACGACGACGATCAGTAG
- the leuD gene encoding 3-isopropylmalate dehydratase small subunit: MEKFDTHTGVGVPLQRSNVDTDQIIPAVYLKRVTRTGFEDGLFSNWRNNESDFVLNRPEYAKGSVLVAGPDFGTGSSREHAVWALMDYGFRVVISSRFADIFRGNAGKAGLLAAQMQQSDVELLWKLLEANPGMELTVNLETRTVEAGEQVFPFEVDDYTRWRLMEGLDDVSLTLRNEADIVTYEESRPAHKPKTL, from the coding sequence ATGGAAAAGTTTGATACACACACCGGCGTCGGCGTTCCCCTGCAGCGGTCCAACGTCGACACTGACCAGATCATTCCGGCTGTCTACCTAAAGCGCGTCACCCGCACCGGATTCGAGGATGGCCTGTTCAGCAACTGGCGCAACAACGAGTCCGACTTCGTGCTCAACCGTCCGGAATACGCAAAGGGCTCCGTCCTCGTAGCAGGGCCGGACTTCGGTACCGGTTCTTCCCGCGAGCACGCCGTGTGGGCCCTGATGGACTACGGTTTCCGCGTCGTCATCTCCTCCCGCTTCGCCGATATCTTCCGTGGCAATGCCGGCAAGGCGGGGCTGCTCGCCGCACAGATGCAGCAGTCCGATGTCGAGCTGCTGTGGAAGCTGCTGGAAGCTAACCCCGGCATGGAGCTCACCGTCAACCTGGAGACCCGCACCGTCGAGGCAGGTGAGCAGGTCTTCCCGTTCGAGGTGGACGACTACACCCGCTGGCGTCTGATGGAAGGGCTTGACGACGTCTCCCTGACTCTGCGCAACGAAGCGGACATTGTGACCTACGAGGAGAGTCGTCCGGCCCACAAGCCGAAGACGCTGTAG
- a CDS encoding polynucleotide kinase-phosphatase: MSTISLPNLSLVMLVGVSGAGKSTFAARHFGPFEVVSSDTCRGIVSNDPNDQAATAPAFELLETIVGKRLEAGLLTVVDATNVKPQDRARLVKLARRHHALSAAIVLNLPLAEVKERHRQRTDRNFGVEVLERQHRDLRRGLKHLKREKIHNVFILNSAEEIDNVTIERVPLKVDRSDLHGPFDIIGDVHGCFDELTALLEKLGYELSADGSNAHHPDGRKTIFVGDLVDRGPNSPAVLKLVMGMVSDGNALCVPGNHDSKLVRALDGHNVTTGHGLAETLTQLADESEEFRKDVRDFIDHLPVHYVLDDGALVVAHAGLPEHLHGRASGKVREFALYGATTGKRDENGLPERLDWAADYRGSARVVYGHMEADRLRWVNNTMCIDTGCVFGGKLSALRYPELETVQVDAKHTWWEAPSRKTTNRTESELRITDVLDVDGIQTGRHGRIRIDSDRAAAALETISRFTLAPEKIPYLPPTMSPAPTSQREGFLEHPEEAFRYYAAHTDQVICQEKHMGSRAVLCLIRPGAKTRFGASTYAYTRTGRAFFEGKNPALDEMTKAAERAGLFDQFGDWVLLDGEMLPWNLKAQGLIDDIYAPTAAAGIGAARQLAVALQAATDRGVEVGGPAPEQTLDELEKFRAAYNRYVDSDNKIQFAPFQVLASEDATWHHKPHSWHLDIANQLVAADSEIYQQTRCFVLDPSDPEQVEAASQWWLQLTESGGEGAVVKPMENAAVDRQVQPGMKVRGREYLRMIYGHDYLHPQRQEQLKRRNLQHKQSSALREYALGIESLERLAAGEPLHRIHVPVFGVLALESEPMDPRL, from the coding sequence ATGAGTACCATCTCACTTCCTAACCTCAGCTTGGTCATGCTGGTCGGTGTCTCCGGTGCTGGAAAGTCGACCTTTGCGGCACGACACTTTGGTCCATTTGAGGTCGTTTCCTCGGATACCTGTCGCGGCATTGTTTCCAACGATCCGAATGACCAGGCGGCGACGGCGCCTGCTTTTGAGCTGCTGGAGACGATCGTCGGCAAGCGGCTGGAAGCAGGCTTACTCACCGTGGTCGATGCGACGAATGTGAAACCGCAGGACCGCGCCCGGCTCGTGAAGCTGGCGCGCAGACACCATGCGCTCAGTGCTGCTATCGTTTTGAATCTTCCGTTGGCGGAGGTGAAGGAGCGGCACAGGCAGCGCACTGACCGCAACTTCGGAGTAGAGGTGTTGGAGCGCCAGCACCGTGACCTGCGCCGAGGGCTCAAGCACCTGAAGCGCGAGAAGATTCACAACGTTTTCATCTTGAATTCCGCGGAGGAAATCGACAACGTCACCATTGAACGTGTGCCGCTGAAGGTCGATCGCAGCGATCTCCACGGCCCTTTCGACATCATCGGCGATGTCCACGGTTGCTTCGACGAGCTGACCGCACTGCTGGAGAAGCTCGGCTACGAGCTCTCGGCGGATGGCAGCAATGCTCATCACCCAGATGGCCGCAAGACCATTTTCGTTGGTGACCTCGTTGACCGCGGCCCCAATAGCCCAGCCGTCTTGAAGCTGGTCATGGGGATGGTCTCGGACGGCAATGCTCTCTGCGTGCCCGGAAACCACGACTCTAAGTTGGTGCGCGCCCTCGACGGCCACAACGTCACCACGGGCCACGGGCTGGCCGAAACGCTCACTCAGCTCGCCGACGAAAGTGAGGAATTCCGGAAGGACGTCCGCGACTTCATCGACCACTTGCCGGTGCACTATGTGCTGGATGACGGCGCCCTGGTCGTAGCCCACGCGGGACTGCCTGAGCACCTCCATGGCAGGGCCTCCGGCAAGGTCCGCGAGTTCGCGCTCTACGGTGCGACTACTGGCAAGCGTGATGAAAATGGCCTGCCAGAACGTTTGGATTGGGCAGCGGACTACCGCGGTTCCGCCCGTGTGGTCTATGGCCACATGGAAGCGGACCGTCTGCGCTGGGTCAATAACACCATGTGCATCGACACTGGTTGCGTGTTTGGCGGCAAGCTCTCTGCGCTGCGCTATCCCGAGCTAGAGACTGTGCAGGTTGATGCAAAGCACACCTGGTGGGAGGCCCCATCCCGCAAGACCACCAATCGCACGGAGTCCGAGCTGCGCATCACTGACGTGTTGGATGTCGATGGTATCCAGACCGGGCGCCATGGCCGCATCCGCATTGATAGTGACCGCGCGGCTGCAGCGCTGGAAACAATTAGTCGTTTTACGCTCGCGCCGGAGAAAATTCCGTACCTGCCACCGACAATGTCACCGGCGCCGACCTCGCAGCGAGAGGGATTCCTGGAACACCCGGAGGAGGCATTCCGCTACTACGCAGCGCACACTGACCAGGTCATTTGTCAGGAGAAGCACATGGGTTCCCGAGCTGTGCTCTGCCTGATCCGGCCAGGGGCAAAGACCCGTTTCGGTGCTAGCACCTACGCATATACCCGTACCGGACGCGCCTTCTTCGAAGGTAAGAATCCAGCACTCGACGAAATGACCAAGGCCGCAGAGCGCGCCGGGCTTTTCGATCAATTCGGCGACTGGGTCCTGCTCGACGGTGAAATGTTGCCTTGGAATCTCAAGGCACAAGGGCTTATCGACGACATCTATGCACCCACCGCTGCCGCCGGTATTGGTGCTGCCAGACAGCTCGCGGTCGCTCTGCAGGCGGCAACCGATAGGGGAGTAGAGGTCGGCGGTCCCGCTCCAGAACAGACTCTGGACGAACTCGAGAAGTTCCGCGCTGCTTACAACCGCTATGTCGACAGCGACAACAAGATTCAGTTCGCACCCTTCCAAGTGCTGGCAAGTGAGGATGCCACCTGGCACCACAAGCCGCACTCATGGCACTTGGATATCGCGAACCAGCTGGTAGCAGCTGACAGTGAGATCTACCAGCAGACGCGCTGCTTCGTCCTCGACCCCAGTGACCCGGAACAGGTAGAGGCCGCATCGCAGTGGTGGTTGCAGCTGACAGAGTCGGGCGGGGAGGGGGCCGTCGTCAAGCCAATGGAAAACGCGGCAGTGGACCGCCAGGTGCAGCCCGGTATGAAGGTGCGGGGGCGGGAGTATCTGCGCATGATTTATGGGCATGACTACCTGCACCCGCAGCGTCAAGAGCAGTTGAAGCGGCGAAATCTGCAGCACAAGCAGTCATCGGCGCTGCGCGAGTATGCCCTCGGCATTGAGTCGCTGGAACGTCTAGCGGCGGGCGAGCCTCTGCATCGAATCCACGTCCCTGTCTTCGGCGTGTTGGCGCTGGAGTCAGAGCCGATGGATCCGAGGTTGTAG
- a CDS encoding 3' terminal RNA ribose 2'-O-methyltransferase Hen1, whose amino-acid sequence MYLAITKHSRLGESSPAESARDLGFILRKHPDRVHESELKFGVARVFFPTATDAECTAVLWVDIDRDELLKLKQYRADTFNLTGYINDRQWAASSIMTVALKSVFSTAMVMEKPSPYDEVPSDLTATVAAVPGTEEEIRALFEPLGWNVACDFSNNVAGQKFSPTVTLSGRATVRDLLNHLYILLPVLDGGKHYWVDDREIDKLAARAQDWLPEHPQRERILGRYLADQKGLVNEAVVKLAGEAGEAGAIELFSGDQPANPLNRQRQERVLREVFSLRPRSVVDIGCGSGVLLGPMLENPRIAQIVGTDVSVGELRKAHKALNLDRMPERQAARVELFQSSVTYADERIANMDVAILMEVIEHVDADRLPALENNVFGAARPQYVIVTTPNSDYNACYPNLAPGQFRHLDHRFEFSRVEFRQWAKGVAEKFGYLVDFDGIGDVHETYGQPTEMAVFSYDFTGAEES is encoded by the coding sequence ATGTATCTGGCAATCACTAAACACTCTCGGCTCGGTGAATCTTCGCCTGCTGAATCGGCACGCGATTTGGGATTTATTTTGCGAAAGCATCCCGATCGCGTGCATGAGTCCGAGTTAAAGTTCGGTGTTGCCAGAGTCTTTTTCCCCACGGCTACCGATGCCGAATGCACGGCAGTTCTCTGGGTTGATATTGACCGCGACGAGCTGCTGAAACTCAAGCAGTACCGCGCTGATACGTTCAATCTGACCGGCTACATCAATGACCGGCAATGGGCCGCGTCATCGATTATGACAGTGGCGCTGAAGTCCGTCTTCTCCACAGCGATGGTCATGGAGAAGCCCTCGCCTTACGACGAAGTGCCAAGCGACCTCACCGCGACGGTCGCCGCGGTACCCGGCACCGAGGAAGAGATTCGCGCTCTGTTCGAGCCGCTGGGGTGGAACGTTGCCTGCGATTTTTCGAACAATGTTGCCGGGCAGAAGTTCTCACCGACGGTAACGCTTTCGGGTAGAGCAACCGTCCGCGATTTGCTCAATCACCTGTATATTCTGCTTCCTGTCCTCGACGGTGGGAAACACTATTGGGTCGATGACCGGGAAATCGACAAGCTCGCCGCGCGTGCGCAGGACTGGCTACCGGAGCACCCACAGCGGGAGAGAATCCTGGGGCGCTACCTTGCGGATCAAAAAGGCCTGGTCAACGAGGCCGTCGTGAAGCTTGCTGGGGAAGCCGGGGAAGCCGGTGCAATCGAACTGTTCAGCGGTGACCAGCCAGCCAACCCACTAAATCGACAGCGTCAAGAGCGGGTCCTGCGTGAGGTATTTAGCCTGCGCCCGCGCAGCGTTGTGGACATCGGCTGTGGTTCCGGCGTGTTGCTGGGGCCGATGCTGGAGAATCCGCGAATCGCGCAGATCGTTGGTACCGATGTTTCTGTGGGGGAGCTTCGTAAGGCGCACAAGGCGCTGAACCTAGATCGTATGCCGGAGCGCCAAGCCGCGCGGGTTGAGCTTTTCCAATCCTCGGTTACCTATGCCGATGAGCGCATCGCGAACATGGACGTGGCGATCCTGATGGAGGTCATCGAGCATGTTGATGCCGACCGACTGCCCGCGTTGGAGAACAACGTCTTTGGAGCAGCCCGGCCACAGTACGTCATCGTCACCACGCCGAACAGCGACTATAACGCGTGCTATCCAAACCTAGCGCCCGGGCAGTTCCGACACCTGGATCACCGTTTCGAGTTTAGTCGCGTGGAGTTTCGACAGTGGGCGAAGGGCGTGGCTGAGAAGTTCGGTTATCTGGTGGACTTCGACGGTATTGGGGACGTGCACGAAACCTATGGACAACCGACAGAAATGGCGGTCTTTTCCTACGACTTCACCGGAGCAGAGGAGAGCTAA
- a CDS encoding IclR family transcriptional regulator, whose amino-acid sequence MGQISTSETPALSGIKVLDRSVLILKSVAETPRTLAELCDDTGLPRATAHRLATALEVHRLVTRTPDGRWTTGPGLTEITPVTNDLLADAAAHILPKLVEVTGESVQLYRLTGDTRTCIASMEPATGLRNTVPVGSRMPLTAGSAARVLLAFGPANLAERMLPDADFNQQDLDDCRRLGWSESMGERDPALASVSAPVFDGNHRMIAVLSVSGPVERMTPSPYECWGAKVLAAAEEMSSRL is encoded by the coding sequence ATGGGACAGATTAGCACATCCGAGACGCCAGCTCTAAGTGGCATTAAGGTTCTCGACCGTTCGGTACTCATTCTCAAGTCTGTTGCAGAAACTCCACGCACCCTCGCCGAGCTCTGCGACGACACCGGCCTGCCCCGCGCCACCGCCCATCGGCTGGCCACGGCGTTGGAAGTACACCGCCTTGTCACCCGCACTCCGGACGGCCGCTGGACGACGGGCCCCGGCCTCACCGAGATCACGCCTGTCACAAACGACCTGCTTGCCGACGCCGCAGCGCACATCCTGCCGAAGCTAGTAGAGGTAACCGGAGAGTCCGTGCAGCTCTACCGTCTCACCGGCGATACCCGCACCTGTATTGCCTCCATGGAGCCCGCCACCGGACTGCGCAACACCGTGCCAGTTGGCTCTCGCATGCCGCTAACCGCCGGCTCCGCCGCACGTGTTCTCCTGGCCTTTGGCCCGGCCAACCTCGCTGAGCGAATGCTTCCCGACGCCGACTTCAACCAACAGGACCTCGACGACTGCCGACGTCTCGGCTGGTCCGAGTCCATGGGTGAGCGCGACCCCGCACTCGCCTCTGTCTCCGCCCCGGTTTTCGACGGCAACCACCGCATGATTGCAGTCCTGTCCGTCTCCGGCCCCGTGGAGCGCATGACTCCGTCGCCCTATGAATGCTGGGGCGCAAAGGTTCTCGCCGCCGCTGAGGAGATGAGCTCCCGACTGTAA
- a CDS encoding MFS transporter: MPAYRHLVLLLSMFAAVGSSVVHMGVPFLIPSLQENGLSLSAAGLVAAMPAAGIVFTLIAWGWFVDRYGERAALFAGLTSTALTTGLAALASSSSPALLGAALFLAGCAAASVNSASGRVVSGWYPPHQRGTAMGIRQMAQPLGAALSAVTLHPLAQNYSIGVALAMPAILCAVLALLVLIGVKNPPRPDASNPTVTASPYRDGKYLVRIHIASALLSWPQSMMGAYILVWLLSVGYADSTAGTIVMVSQLLGAGSRALMGVVSDRVRSRIRPYRWVSGATFILAVTMMIASWADWRTLGTVLVCALAVAVVSPNGLAFTAVAEYAGPFWSGRAMGTQNTFQNIIYAATPPVSGAIVAAAGFPALFAVTALFPAAALGIAPREDQNRNGRVRVELD, encoded by the coding sequence ATGCCCGCTTACCGTCACCTTGTCCTACTTCTGTCCATGTTCGCGGCGGTCGGTTCGTCCGTCGTTCACATGGGTGTGCCTTTTCTCATCCCATCCCTGCAGGAAAACGGTTTAAGCCTCTCCGCCGCCGGTCTCGTCGCAGCAATGCCGGCGGCCGGTATTGTTTTCACACTCATCGCCTGGGGCTGGTTTGTCGACCGCTACGGCGAACGCGCAGCTCTGTTCGCAGGCTTGACTTCTACCGCCTTGACGACGGGGCTTGCGGCGCTGGCTTCGTCGTCAAGCCCGGCCCTGCTCGGGGCTGCGCTCTTCCTCGCTGGATGTGCGGCGGCGAGCGTGAATTCTGCATCCGGCCGCGTGGTGTCGGGCTGGTATCCGCCGCATCAACGCGGTACTGCGATGGGCATTCGCCAAATGGCTCAGCCCCTTGGCGCTGCACTATCAGCGGTAACCCTGCACCCTCTCGCGCAGAACTACAGCATCGGTGTCGCACTCGCGATGCCTGCAATCCTGTGCGCCGTGCTGGCGTTACTTGTGTTGATAGGCGTAAAGAATCCCCCTCGCCCTGATGCCTCGAACCCCACCGTCACGGCCAGCCCTTACCGCGACGGCAAATACCTTGTGCGCATCCATATCGCCTCGGCGCTGCTGTCTTGGCCGCAGTCGATGATGGGCGCCTACATTCTGGTGTGGCTGTTGTCCGTGGGTTATGCCGATAGCACGGCGGGCACGATTGTGATGGTCTCACAGCTGCTCGGTGCCGGATCGCGAGCACTGATGGGTGTGGTCTCCGACCGCGTTCGGTCCCGCATCCGCCCCTACCGCTGGGTCTCGGGTGCGACTTTTATCCTGGCTGTCACAATGATGATTGCCAGCTGGGCTGATTGGCGCACACTTGGCACTGTGCTGGTCTGCGCACTGGCCGTTGCCGTGGTCAGCCCGAATGGTCTTGCCTTCACCGCAGTTGCTGAATACGCAGGCCCCTTCTGGTCCGGACGCGCTATGGGTACGCAGAACACGTTCCAGAACATTATCTACGCTGCAACGCCTCCGGTTTCGGGTGCGATTGTGGCCGCTGCGGGCTTCCCCGCGCTGTTTGCCGTCACGGCTCTGTTCCCCGCCGCCGCGCTGGGTATTGCGCCACGAGAAGACCAGAACCGCAACGGGCGGGTGCGGGTCGAGCTTGACTAG
- a CDS encoding NUDIX hydrolase, whose amino-acid sequence MMHEEDKDLKGDTSVTGRLRQIPTKPGQDVTKPTFAAGAVLWRGDVHNPEICVIHRPSYDDWSLPKGKLDAGENLIATAVREIWEETGYRVRLGKLVGNVSYPVAGRTKLVWYWTAEVLDGEFEQNSEVNELRWVSWDEAEELLSYDLDRDVLVKARKRMNKEPDTRLILVRHGRAHRRTNWNGNDALRPLDKKGRRQAELLVSALEGFRPERIYSAEPVRCQDTVAPLAAELGMQVTVDERLGDEHWIANQVESKKAFEDIVALGGVSVICSQGITIPDLLAAWSAEGTLPFDEEILCKKGSAWVLGFNDGVMTTADYYASALPVK is encoded by the coding sequence ATGATGCACGAAGAGGACAAGGACCTCAAGGGCGATACCTCCGTGACCGGTCGCCTGCGCCAGATTCCAACGAAGCCAGGTCAGGATGTCACCAAGCCGACCTTCGCGGCTGGCGCGGTTCTATGGCGCGGCGATGTCCACAACCCTGAAATCTGCGTGATTCACCGTCCTTCCTACGACGACTGGTCGCTGCCGAAAGGCAAGCTCGACGCCGGCGAGAACCTCATTGCCACCGCTGTCCGCGAAATCTGGGAAGAGACCGGCTACCGCGTCCGTCTGGGCAAGCTCGTCGGCAACGTCTCTTACCCTGTCGCCGGACGCACGAAGCTGGTCTGGTACTGGACCGCTGAGGTTCTAGACGGCGAATTCGAACAGAACTCCGAGGTCAACGAGCTTCGTTGGGTCTCCTGGGACGAAGCCGAGGAGCTGCTGTCCTACGACCTCGACCGCGACGTGCTGGTCAAGGCCCGCAAGCGCATGAACAAGGAACCGGACACCCGTCTCATTCTGGTTCGCCATGGGCGTGCGCACCGTCGCACCAACTGGAACGGCAATGATGCACTGCGGCCACTGGATAAGAAGGGACGTCGTCAAGCGGAACTGCTCGTCTCTGCCCTGGAAGGCTTCCGCCCCGAGCGGATCTACTCCGCCGAGCCCGTGCGTTGCCAGGACACCGTCGCGCCACTCGCCGCAGAGCTGGGCATGCAGGTCACAGTCGACGAACGGCTTGGCGACGAGCACTGGATTGCCAACCAGGTTGAGTCCAAGAAGGCATTCGAAGACATTGTCGCGCTAGGCGGAGTCAGCGTCATCTGCTCTCAGGGCATCACCATCCCAGACCTGCTTGCCGCCTGGTCCGCTGAGGGCACCCTGCCCTTCGACGAGGAAATCCTGTGCAAGAAGGGCTCTGCCTGGGTGCTGGGCTTCAACGACGGTGTGATGACCACGGCTGATTACTACGCCTCGGCGCTGCCGGTGAAGTAG
- a CDS encoding LysR family transcriptional regulator: MYPSAVAELEALLTAARAGSISKAARELGINQQTMSARIARAEKALGITVFERSPYGVSPTENGQVLIDALPDLLAACHRFSGIAASLRSDDVPRHLTLAVSNTVAELYYPGWAAEFHRQHPAVKLSMVQANSREVRQLVADSAVDFGLVEGEAGRHDLEEQIIGTDELVLAVPTGHPWTERAEISIEELRTTPLVIREPGSGSRQVVEDALGNLAEPAGEFGSLSAQRAGMIALAAPTIIARGAIRDQVTLGRIVIVPTRTRFTRNLSVVMRRGSEASGDISEFIRIASPILSKHEQSQ, translated from the coding sequence ATGTACCCCTCCGCTGTGGCCGAACTCGAAGCACTTCTCACCGCCGCCCGTGCAGGCTCGATCTCCAAGGCCGCGCGTGAGCTAGGCATCAATCAGCAGACCATGTCCGCACGCATCGCGCGGGCGGAAAAAGCGCTGGGAATCACCGTCTTCGAACGCTCCCCCTACGGCGTATCTCCCACGGAAAACGGGCAAGTGCTTATCGACGCACTCCCAGACCTCCTCGCCGCCTGCCACAGGTTTTCGGGCATTGCCGCCAGCTTGCGTTCCGACGATGTTCCCCGCCACCTCACCCTTGCGGTGTCCAATACTGTCGCTGAGCTCTACTACCCCGGCTGGGCCGCCGAGTTCCACCGGCAACATCCCGCAGTCAAACTGTCAATGGTGCAGGCAAACTCCCGGGAGGTCCGGCAACTAGTAGCCGACAGTGCGGTGGACTTTGGTCTGGTAGAGGGCGAGGCTGGTCGGCACGACCTCGAAGAGCAGATCATCGGCACCGATGAGCTGGTCCTCGCCGTGCCGACGGGGCACCCGTGGACTGAGCGGGCCGAGATATCCATCGAGGAACTGCGCACTACCCCGCTGGTTATTCGCGAACCCGGTTCCGGCAGTAGACAGGTCGTGGAAGATGCACTGGGGAATCTCGCCGAACCCGCGGGAGAATTCGGATCCCTGTCAGCACAGCGTGCTGGCATGATTGCGCTGGCAGCGCCAACAATCATCGCCCGCGGCGCAATTCGCGATCAGGTAACGCTCGGGCGCATCGTCATCGTCCCCACCCGCACCCGTTTTACTCGCAATCTCAGCGTGGTTATGCGTCGTGGCAGTGAAGCTAGTGGGGACATTTCGGAATTTATCCGCATTGCTAGTCCTATACTTAGCAAGCATGAGCAATCCCAATGA